In Bacteroidota bacterium, the genomic stretch ACAACATTTGCAACAAAGAATAAAGAAAGGAAAAATGTGTAATAAAAAATTTTTATCATATTCATAGTTATGCAATTTTTTAAAAAATATCACAGTTTAAAAATAACTAAAATTTATTATTTAAAACGGGAAGAATAATTTTTGAAGCCAAATTCCCCTGATGAAAAACCTTTATGGTTGATTTTACGAAATCCGCAGCATTGCAATGGTAAATATCCACAAATTGTTGGGGGTTCATATCCACAAGGGGGAACCATGAACTCTGAACCTGAACCATCAGGCGATGCCCTTTTTTAAAGGTATGGGCAATGTCATTCAACTGAAAGGACACAGTGGCAGGCAGATTAGGGGCAAAAGCTTTTGGGGTCTCGAAACTATCCCGAAACCTGCCCCTCATAACATCTCCCCTCACCAGCATTTGGTAACCGCCCATAACATAAA encodes the following:
- a CDS encoding CocE/NonD family hydrolase C-terminal non-catalytic domain-containing protein gives rise to the protein ELIADLKVAISTTDADFVVKLIDVFPDDFSYNTAKKGDDVYVMGGYQMLVRGDVMRGRFRDSFETPKAFAPNLPATVSFQLNDIAHTFKKGHRLMVQVQSSWFPLVDMNPQQFVDIYHCNAADFVKSTIKVFHQGNLASKIILPVLNNKF